A part of Streptomyces sp. NBC_00557 genomic DNA contains:
- a CDS encoding VOC family protein, which yields MTTPTPGATPTPTPAPLHWKLVVDAADPHAQADFWAAALHYTAEDNSALVERLLSLGALPVEATVEYRGRSAFRDLIAVRHPEDPYDPETGTGLGRRLLFQRVPEAKTVKNRLHLDVHVGPERRAAEAARLEALGARVVREVNEPAGQWLLMADPEGNEFCLQ from the coding sequence ATGACCACTCCGACACCCGGCGCCACGCCCACTCCCACGCCCGCGCCGCTGCACTGGAAGCTCGTCGTCGACGCGGCCGACCCGCACGCCCAGGCCGACTTCTGGGCCGCCGCACTGCACTACACGGCCGAGGACAACAGCGCCCTGGTCGAGCGGCTGCTGTCCCTCGGCGCGCTGCCCGTCGAGGCCACGGTCGAGTACCGCGGCCGGTCCGCCTTCCGCGATCTGATCGCCGTACGGCATCCCGAGGACCCGTACGACCCGGAGACCGGCACGGGGCTCGGGCGGCGGCTGCTGTTCCAGCGCGTGCCGGAGGCGAAGACCGTCAAGAACCGGCTCCACCTCGACGTGCACGTCGGCCCGGAGCGGCGCGCGGCGGAGGCGGCGCGGCTGGAGGCGCTGGGCGCGCGCGTGGTGCGCGAGGTGAACGAGCCCGCCGGGCAGTGGCTGCTGATGGCCGACCCGGAGGGCAACGAATTCTGCCTGCAGTAG
- a CDS encoding ABC transporter permease produces MSRAETFPGGEPVPASGPAPEAEPVPASGTTEKAELISEPGPTTEPGPTPESGPTPESGPAPAPAVRRPSPLWAFGLLRSELVTTLRRWRTLALLGVLAAVPVLVGIAVKIQTRGGGTADHSGQGPAFITQITNNGLFLVFTALAATLPFFLPMAVGVVAGDAIAGEAGAGTLRYLLVAPAGRTRLLLTKYTTVLAFCVLATLVVAVSALIVGALLFPLGELTTISGTRISFAEGLARALLIALVVAASLVGVAALGLFVSTLTSSGIAAMATTVGLLITVQILDQIPQLHALRPYFFSHYWLSFADLMRDPVYWDDLTKNLGLQALYAAVFGSAAWARFTAKDISA; encoded by the coding sequence ATGTCGCGGGCTGAGACGTTTCCCGGAGGCGAGCCGGTCCCCGCCTCCGGGCCGGCCCCGGAGGCAGAGCCGGTCCCCGCGTCCGGGACGACTGAGAAGGCCGAGCTGATCTCCGAGCCCGGGCCGACCACCGAGCCCGGGCCGACCCCCGAGTCCGGGCCGACCCCCGAGTCCGGGCCGGCTCCCGCGCCGGCCGTACGCAGGCCGAGCCCCCTGTGGGCGTTCGGGCTGCTGCGCAGTGAGCTCGTCACGACGCTGCGCCGCTGGCGCACGCTCGCGCTGCTCGGGGTGCTGGCCGCCGTGCCGGTGCTGGTGGGGATCGCGGTGAAGATCCAGACGCGGGGCGGTGGGACGGCGGACCACAGTGGCCAGGGCCCGGCGTTCATCACGCAGATCACCAACAACGGCCTGTTCCTGGTGTTCACGGCACTCGCCGCGACGCTGCCGTTCTTCCTGCCGATGGCCGTGGGGGTCGTCGCGGGCGACGCGATAGCGGGCGAGGCCGGCGCGGGCACCCTGCGCTATCTGCTGGTCGCGCCGGCCGGCCGTACCCGGCTGCTGCTCACCAAGTACACGACCGTGCTGGCCTTCTGTGTGCTGGCCACGCTGGTCGTCGCCGTCTCCGCGCTGATCGTGGGTGCGCTGCTCTTCCCGCTCGGCGAGCTGACGACGATATCCGGTACGCGGATCAGCTTCGCCGAAGGCCTTGCCCGGGCCCTGCTGATCGCCCTCGTGGTCGCTGCCTCACTGGTCGGCGTGGCGGCGCTCGGCCTGTTCGTGTCGACGCTCACGAGCAGCGGCATCGCGGCGATGGCCACCACCGTCGGGTTGCTCATCACCGTTCAGATACTCGACCAGATACCCCAGCTGCACGCCCTGCGGCCGTACTTCTTCTCGCACTACTGGCTGTCCTTCGCCGACCTGATGCGCGACCCCGTCTACTGGGACGACCTGACGAAGAACCTCGGCCTGCAGGCGCTGTACGCGGCCGTGTTCGGCTCGGCGGCCTGGGCGCGGTTCACGGCGAAGGACATCAGCGCGTAG
- a CDS encoding winged helix-turn-helix transcriptional regulator, with amino-acid sequence MSVSDRSGDPETLCPHRLVLEHVTSRWGVLVLIQLLDRPYRFSELRRAISGLGGRGVSEKMLAQTLQTLERDGLVHRDAKPVIPPRVDYSLTGLGREAAEQVQALARWTERRMDDVLSARRAYDEARDVRSRAS; translated from the coding sequence GTGTCGGTAAGTGATCGGTCGGGCGATCCCGAGACCCTGTGCCCCCACCGCCTCGTCCTGGAGCACGTCACCAGCCGCTGGGGGGTGCTGGTCCTGATCCAGCTCCTCGACCGCCCCTACCGGTTCAGCGAGCTGCGCCGGGCAATCAGCGGCCTCGGCGGGCGCGGCGTCAGCGAGAAGATGCTCGCGCAGACCCTCCAGACCCTGGAGCGCGACGGTCTCGTGCACCGGGACGCCAAGCCCGTCATCCCGCCGCGCGTCGACTACTCGCTCACCGGCCTCGGCCGTGAGGCGGCGGAACAGGTGCAGGCGCTGGCCCGGTGGACCGAGCGGCGCATGGACGACGTGCTCAGCGCCCGCCGGGCATACGACGAGGCCCGGGACGTACGGTCCCGGGCCTCGTGA
- the rarD gene encoding EamA family transporter RarD, whose amino-acid sequence MAEKSKGEHRIGLLNGFAAYGMWGLVPLFWPLLKPAGAMEILAHRMVWSLLVVAVALVFARRWAWAGQLLRQPRRLALVTVAAAVITVNWGVYIWAVNAGHVVEASLGYFINPLVTIAMGVLLLKERLRPVQWAAVATGLAAVVVLTIGYGRPPWISLVLACSFATYGLVKKKVDLGGVESLAAETAIQFLPALGYLLWLGAHGRASFVNEGAGHAALLASTGLVTAVPLVCFGAAAIRVPLSTLGLLQYLAPVFQFLLGILYFHEAMPPERWAGFALVWLALMLLTGDALRSARRGARALARATAAAGNGLPAGTAGTAVRTAESLISGSDPDTEKVTPGPDPEAEAATP is encoded by the coding sequence GTGGCCGAGAAGTCCAAGGGTGAGCACCGGATAGGCCTGCTGAACGGTTTCGCCGCCTACGGCATGTGGGGCCTGGTGCCCCTGTTCTGGCCCCTGCTGAAGCCCGCCGGGGCGATGGAGATCCTCGCCCACCGCATGGTGTGGTCCCTGCTCGTCGTCGCCGTCGCCCTGGTGTTCGCCCGGCGCTGGGCCTGGGCGGGGCAGCTGCTGCGCCAGCCGCGCCGGCTCGCGCTGGTCACCGTGGCGGCCGCCGTCATCACCGTGAACTGGGGCGTCTACATCTGGGCCGTGAACGCCGGCCATGTGGTCGAGGCCTCCCTCGGGTACTTCATCAATCCGCTGGTGACCATCGCGATGGGCGTGCTGCTGCTGAAGGAGCGGCTGCGGCCCGTGCAGTGGGCGGCGGTCGCCACCGGCCTCGCCGCCGTCGTGGTCCTGACCATCGGCTACGGCCGTCCGCCGTGGATCTCCCTGGTGCTCGCCTGCTCCTTCGCCACCTACGGCCTGGTGAAGAAGAAGGTCGACCTCGGCGGCGTCGAGTCGCTGGCCGCCGAGACCGCGATCCAGTTCCTGCCCGCGCTCGGCTATCTGCTGTGGCTCGGCGCACACGGCAGGGCGAGCTTCGTGAACGAGGGCGCCGGGCACGCCGCCCTGCTCGCCTCCACCGGTCTCGTCACCGCGGTACCGCTGGTGTGCTTCGGCGCGGCGGCGATCCGCGTCCCGCTGTCCACGCTGGGCCTGCTGCAGTACCTCGCGCCCGTCTTCCAGTTCCTGCTCGGCATCCTCTACTTCCACGAGGCCATGCCGCCCGAGCGCTGGGCCGGGTTCGCGCTGGTCTGGCTGGCGCTGATGCTCCTCACGGGCGACGCGCTGCGCTCCGCCCGCCGGGGCGCACGTGCGCTCGCCAGGGCGACCGCGGCCGCGGGCAACGGCCTGCCGGCCGGCACGGCCGGGACCGCCGTACGCACCGCGGAGAGCCTGATCTCCGGGTCCGACCCGGACACGGAGAAGGTGACCCCCGGACCCGATCCGGAGGCGGAGGCCGCGACGCCGTAG
- a CDS encoding LolA family protein codes for MAPYESDDAVDAARVDATRDEEAHAGRRKAARYAVPVAVVGVAAATIGLVPALAASGDPDLPKITAQQLIEKIAKSDVQQMSGTVRIDTDLGLPDLGGLENSLASGAAKGSGDGSSADPQSKLTELVSGTHTLRVAADGPEKQKLSLLESGSEYSLIHNGKNVWGYDSKSNEVYHGTAADSGTEHRAEPPATPKDFAGQALKSVDDTTSVTVDGTERVAGRDAYKLLVKPRQSGTTVGAISIAVDAKTGMPLKFTLTPKSGGAAVLDVGFAQVSFAKPAASTFAFTPPKGAKVTEQKQDAAPRKHERATGEGFGKGMNGSDVLGKGWTSIATFDTGAKGGLPAGSKTGDLGGFLGSLGDKVSGGFGKGTFFSTRLVNALITDDGKVYVGAVTKDALVKAADARK; via the coding sequence ATGGCACCGTACGAATCCGACGACGCAGTGGACGCCGCACGAGTGGACGCCACGCGGGACGAGGAAGCGCACGCCGGCCGCCGCAAGGCCGCCCGCTACGCGGTCCCGGTCGCGGTGGTGGGTGTGGCTGCGGCCACGATCGGTCTGGTCCCGGCGCTCGCCGCCTCCGGTGACCCCGACCTGCCCAAGATCACCGCCCAGCAGCTCATCGAGAAGATCGCCAAGTCGGACGTCCAGCAGATGTCCGGGACCGTGCGGATCGACACCGACCTCGGCCTGCCCGACCTCGGCGGCCTGGAGAACAGCCTGGCCTCCGGCGCCGCCAAGGGCTCCGGCGACGGCTCCTCCGCCGACCCGCAGTCCAAGCTCACCGAACTGGTCTCCGGCACGCACACCCTGCGCGTCGCCGCCGACGGCCCGGAAAAGCAGAAGCTGTCGCTGCTGGAGAGCGGCTCCGAGTACAGCCTCATCCACAACGGCAAGAACGTGTGGGGCTACGACAGCAAGAGCAACGAGGTCTACCACGGCACCGCGGCCGACTCCGGCACGGAGCACCGGGCCGAGCCCCCGGCCACCCCGAAGGACTTCGCCGGCCAGGCCCTGAAGTCGGTGGACGACACCACGTCCGTCACCGTCGACGGCACCGAGCGGGTCGCCGGCCGCGACGCCTACAAGCTGCTGGTCAAGCCCCGCCAGTCCGGCACCACGGTCGGCGCGATCAGCATCGCCGTCGACGCGAAGACGGGCATGCCGCTGAAGTTCACGCTGACCCCGAAGAGCGGCGGCGCCGCCGTCCTCGACGTGGGCTTCGCCCAGGTCTCCTTCGCCAAACCGGCCGCCTCCACCTTCGCCTTCACCCCGCCCAAGGGCGCGAAGGTGACGGAGCAGAAGCAAGACGCGGCGCCCCGGAAGCACGAGCGGGCGACCGGCGAGGGCTTCGGCAAGGGCATGAACGGCTCCGACGTCCTCGGCAAGGGCTGGACGTCCATCGCCACCTTCGACACCGGCGCCAAGGGCGGCCTGCCGGCCGGCTCCAAGACCGGTGACCTCGGCGGCTTCCTCGGCTCGCTGGGCGACAAGGTGTCGGGCGGGTTCGGCAAGGGCACGTTCTTCTCCACCCGTCTGGTCAACGCCCTGATCACCGACGACGGCAAGGTGTACGTCGGCGCGGTCACCAAGGACGCCCTGGTGAAGGCGGCCGACGCGCGAAAGTGA
- a CDS encoding ABC transporter ATP-binding protein, whose amino-acid sequence MDGPSATQREAGDAEERAPGHPEERAPGQPEERVPEDAEASVIATRGLTKRYRGGQLAVDGLDLTVPAGSVFGFLGPNGSGKTTTIRMLMGLIEPTAGTARVLGRPMPRAARSVLPQVGALIEGPALYGFLSGRDNLLRYDAADPTADPRTRRARVAAALDRVGLAAAAGKKAKAYSLGMKQRLGLAAALLQPRRLLVLDEPTNGLDPQGMREIRTLIRELAADGTTVFLSSHLLDEIEQVCTHAAVMARGRLITQGAVADLAAGARGRLVVTTPDPAEAARVLKEQGVGDVTAEGDRVTGEPPARDLAEVNAALVAAGVRVRGFTVERASLEDAFVALTGEGFDVAG is encoded by the coding sequence ATGGACGGACCGTCCGCCACGCAGCGGGAGGCGGGGGACGCCGAAGAGCGTGCCCCGGGGCACCCGGAAGAGCGTGCCCCGGGGCAGCCGGAGGAGCGTGTCCCGGAGGACGCGGAGGCGAGCGTCATCGCCACCCGCGGCCTGACCAAGCGCTACCGCGGCGGACAGCTCGCCGTGGACGGCCTCGACCTGACCGTCCCGGCGGGCAGCGTCTTCGGCTTCCTCGGTCCGAACGGCTCGGGCAAGACCACCACCATCCGCATGCTGATGGGCCTGATCGAGCCGACCGCGGGCACGGCCCGCGTGCTGGGCCGCCCGATGCCCCGGGCGGCCCGGTCCGTCCTTCCCCAGGTCGGCGCGCTCATCGAGGGTCCGGCCCTGTACGGCTTCCTCTCCGGCCGGGACAACCTGCTGCGCTACGACGCCGCCGACCCGACCGCCGACCCCCGCACGCGGCGTGCCCGTGTCGCCGCCGCCCTGGACCGGGTGGGTCTCGCGGCGGCCGCCGGCAAGAAGGCGAAGGCGTACTCGCTCGGCATGAAGCAGCGCCTCGGCCTCGCCGCCGCGCTGCTCCAGCCGCGCCGGCTGCTCGTGCTGGACGAGCCCACCAACGGCCTCGACCCGCAGGGCATGCGCGAGATCCGCACCCTGATCCGGGAGCTGGCCGCCGACGGCACGACGGTCTTCCTCTCCTCCCATCTCCTCGACGAGATCGAGCAGGTCTGCACCCATGCCGCGGTCATGGCACGCGGCCGGCTCATCACCCAGGGAGCGGTGGCCGACCTGGCGGCCGGGGCGCGCGGCCGGCTGGTGGTGACGACCCCGGATCCGGCCGAGGCGGCCAGGGTGCTGAAGGAACAGGGCGTCGGGGACGTCACCGCCGAGGGTGACCGGGTCACGGGCGAACCGCCGGCGCGGGACCTGGCCGAGGTGAACGCGGCCCTGGTCGCGGCGGGGGTACGGGTCCGGGGCTTCACGGTCGAACGGGCCTCGCTGGAGGACGCGTTCGTGGCACTGACGGGGGAGGGCTTCGATGTCGCGGGCTGA
- a CDS encoding flavodoxin family protein: MSRRFLFVLGSARAEGNTELLARAAAEQLPGDVEQRWIRLAEHPLPDFVDLRHDSDHVRPPSDSTTGLLLDATLAATDIVIASPLYWYSVSGLTKRYLDYWSAWLRTPGVDFRATLAGRTLWGVAALADSEPSVADPYVGTLNNSAAYLGMRFGGVLLGNGSAPGDVLKDTDALARAKTFFAQDAPLARFPHQTA; this comes from the coding sequence ATGAGCCGTCGTTTCCTCTTCGTCCTGGGCAGCGCCCGCGCCGAGGGCAACACCGAACTGCTGGCCCGCGCGGCGGCCGAGCAACTGCCCGGCGACGTCGAGCAGCGCTGGATCCGCCTGGCCGAGCATCCCCTGCCCGACTTCGTGGACCTGCGGCACGACAGCGACCATGTGCGGCCGCCGTCCGACAGCACCACCGGTCTGCTGCTGGACGCCACCCTCGCGGCCACGGACATCGTGATCGCTTCCCCGCTGTACTGGTACTCGGTGTCCGGCCTGACCAAGCGCTACCTGGACTACTGGTCGGCCTGGCTGCGCACCCCCGGCGTCGACTTCAGGGCGACCCTCGCCGGGCGCACGCTCTGGGGCGTCGCCGCGCTCGCCGACTCCGAGCCGTCCGTCGCCGACCCTTACGTGGGCACGCTCAACAACTCGGCCGCCTACCTGGGGATGCGCTTCGGCGGGGTGCTGCTCGGCAACGGCAGCGCGCCCGGTGACGTGCTGAAGGACACCGACGCGCTGGCCCGCGCGAAGACGTTCTTCGCACAGGACGCGCCCCTCGCGCGGTTCCCGCACCAGACCGCCTAG
- a CDS encoding 2-oxoacid:ferredoxin oxidoreductase subunit beta yields MTDAGNGLLQLVPKAEAKQSMKDFKSDQEVRWCPGCGDYAILAAVQGFMPELGLAKENIVFVSGIGCSSRFPYYMNTYGMHSIHGRAPAIATGLATSRRDLSVWVVTGDGDALSIGGNHLIHALRRNVNLKILLFNNRIYGLTKGQYSPTSELGKITKSTPMGSLDAPFNPVSLAIGAEASFVARTIDSDRKHLTEVLRAAAGHPGTALIEIYQNCNIFNDGAFDALKDKQQAEEALIRLEHGRPIRFGPDGSRGVVRDPATGDLKVVTVTPDNEADVLVHDAHSASPTTAFALSRLADPDTLHHTPIGVFRSVDRPVYDTAMADQLDTAIEQKGKGDLAALLAGGDTWTVIG; encoded by the coding sequence ATGACTGACGCCGGCAACGGACTGCTGCAGCTGGTCCCCAAGGCCGAGGCCAAGCAGTCGATGAAGGACTTCAAGTCCGACCAGGAGGTGCGCTGGTGCCCGGGCTGCGGTGACTACGCCATCCTGGCCGCCGTGCAGGGCTTCATGCCCGAACTCGGGCTGGCGAAGGAGAACATCGTCTTCGTCTCCGGCATCGGCTGCTCCTCCCGCTTCCCGTACTACATGAACACCTACGGGATGCACTCCATCCACGGCCGCGCCCCCGCCATCGCCACCGGCCTGGCCACATCCCGCCGCGACCTGTCCGTGTGGGTGGTCACCGGCGACGGCGACGCCCTGTCCATCGGCGGCAACCACCTCATCCACGCCCTGCGCCGCAACGTCAACCTCAAGATCCTGCTGTTCAACAACCGCATCTACGGCCTCACCAAGGGCCAGTACTCCCCGACCTCCGAACTCGGCAAGATCACCAAGTCGACGCCGATGGGCTCCCTGGACGCCCCGTTCAACCCCGTCTCCCTGGCGATCGGCGCGGAGGCCTCCTTCGTGGCCCGCACCATCGACTCCGACCGCAAACACCTCACCGAGGTGCTGCGCGCGGCCGCCGGCCACCCCGGCACCGCGCTGATCGAGATCTACCAGAACTGCAACATCTTCAACGACGGCGCCTTCGACGCCCTGAAGGACAAGCAGCAGGCCGAGGAAGCCCTCATCCGGCTGGAGCACGGGCGGCCGATCCGCTTCGGTCCCGACGGCAGCCGCGGCGTCGTGCGCGACCCGGCCACCGGCGATTTGAAGGTCGTCACCGTCACACCCGACAACGAGGCGGACGTCCTCGTCCACGACGCGCACTCCGCGTCCCCGACCACCGCCTTCGCCCTGTCCCGGCTCGCCGACCCCGACACCCTGCACCACACCCCCATCGGTGTGTTCCGCTCGGTCGACCGGCCCGTCTACGACACCGCCATGGCCGACCAGCTCGACACCGCCATCGAGCAGAAGGGCAAGGGCGACCTCGCCGCCCTCCTCGCCGGCGGCGACACCTGGACCGTCATCGGCTGA
- a CDS encoding polyprenyl synthetase family protein, giving the protein MTVVGPFGLSVRDQALEADVQAGLAAVEEGLLEATKSEVPFITEAAQHLVRAGGKRFRPLLVMLAAQFGDPYAPGVVPSAVVVELTHLATLYHDDVMDEAAVRRGVDSANTRWGNSVAVLTGDFLFARASQILADLGPEAVRVQALAFERLVTGQILETAGPSDGRDPVEHYLDVLAGKTGSLVAVSCRFGAMMSGADETVVDVLTQYGERLGVAFQLADDVLDVASDSHESGKTPGTDLREGIPTLPVLRLRERAARLRLPEDIALCELLDSDLSDDARHAEALAALRAHPALEQARRDTVRYAEEARAALAPLRECDAKAALLELCDAVVHRAG; this is encoded by the coding sequence GTGACCGTCGTCGGGCCGTTCGGGCTGAGCGTGCGGGACCAGGCTCTGGAAGCCGATGTCCAGGCCGGATTGGCGGCTGTCGAGGAAGGCTTGCTCGAGGCCACCAAGAGCGAGGTCCCGTTCATCACGGAGGCAGCGCAGCACCTCGTACGGGCCGGCGGGAAGCGGTTCCGGCCGCTGCTCGTGATGCTCGCGGCCCAGTTCGGCGACCCCTACGCGCCGGGCGTCGTGCCGTCGGCCGTGGTCGTGGAGCTGACCCACCTGGCCACGCTGTACCACGACGACGTCATGGACGAGGCGGCCGTGCGACGCGGCGTGGACAGCGCCAACACCCGCTGGGGCAACTCCGTCGCGGTCCTCACCGGCGACTTCCTCTTCGCCCGCGCCTCCCAGATCCTCGCCGACCTCGGCCCCGAGGCGGTCCGGGTGCAGGCCCTCGCGTTCGAACGGCTGGTCACCGGCCAGATCCTGGAGACCGCCGGTCCCTCCGACGGCCGCGACCCGGTCGAGCACTACCTCGACGTGCTCGCCGGCAAGACGGGCTCGCTGGTGGCCGTGTCCTGCCGGTTCGGGGCGATGATGTCGGGCGCCGACGAGACGGTCGTCGACGTGCTCACCCAGTACGGCGAGCGGCTCGGGGTCGCCTTCCAGCTCGCCGACGACGTCCTGGACGTCGCCTCCGACTCCCACGAGTCGGGCAAGACACCGGGCACCGACCTGCGCGAGGGCATCCCCACGCTGCCCGTGCTCCGGCTGCGCGAGCGCGCCGCCCGCCTGCGGCTGCCCGAGGACATCGCCCTGTGCGAGCTGCTGGACTCGGACCTCAGCGACGACGCCCGGCACGCCGAGGCGCTGGCCGCGCTGCGCGCCCACCCCGCGCTGGAGCAGGCCCGCCGGGACACCGTCCGGTACGCGGAGGAGGCCCGCGCCGCGCTCGCCCCGCTGCGGGAGTGCGACGCCAAGGCGGCGCTGCTGGAGCTGTGCGACGCGGTCGTCCACCGGGCCGGCTGA
- a CDS encoding SDR family oxidoreductase — protein sequence MSIVVTGATGHLGRHVVEQLLEKVPAEQITAVVRDAAKAADFAARGVRLAVADYNAPETFDGLFAAGDKVLLISGNEFDKGRVGQHQVVIDAAKAAGVALLAYTSAPGSLTATLADDHRATEQALLASGLPYSLLRNGWYHENYTENLAPVLEHGAVVQAAGDGRVSSAARADYAAAAVAVLTGEGHENTTYELGGDEAWSFAEYAAELSRQTGREIAYTPVSVEALTGILTGVGVPGPLAAVLAGVDASIEKGELVITSGDLSRLIGRPTTPLTEAVTAALKG from the coding sequence ATGAGCATCGTCGTCACCGGAGCCACCGGCCACCTCGGCCGCCATGTCGTGGAGCAGCTGCTGGAGAAGGTTCCGGCGGAGCAGATCACCGCCGTCGTGCGCGACGCGGCGAAGGCCGCCGACTTCGCCGCCCGTGGTGTCAGGCTGGCCGTCGCCGACTACAACGCGCCCGAGACCTTCGACGGCCTGTTCGCCGCCGGCGACAAGGTGCTGCTGATCTCCGGCAACGAGTTCGACAAGGGCCGGGTGGGGCAGCACCAGGTCGTCATCGACGCGGCGAAGGCGGCCGGTGTGGCGCTGCTCGCGTACACCAGCGCCCCGGGCAGCCTGACCGCCACGCTCGCCGACGACCACCGGGCGACGGAGCAGGCGCTGCTCGCCTCCGGCCTGCCGTACAGCCTGCTGCGCAACGGCTGGTACCACGAGAACTACACCGAGAACCTCGCCCCGGTGCTGGAGCACGGCGCGGTCGTGCAGGCCGCCGGCGACGGCCGGGTCTCCTCCGCCGCCCGCGCCGACTACGCCGCCGCGGCGGTCGCGGTGCTCACCGGCGAGGGCCACGAGAACACGACGTACGAGCTGGGCGGCGACGAGGCGTGGAGCTTCGCCGAGTACGCGGCCGAGCTGAGCCGGCAGACCGGCAGGGAGATCGCGTACACCCCGGTCTCGGTCGAGGCCCTGACCGGCATCCTGACCGGCGTCGGGGTGCCCGGGCCGCTCGCGGCGGTCCTGGCCGGCGTGGACGCCTCGATCGAGAAGGGCGAGCTGGTGATCACCTCCGGCGACCTGTCGCGGCTGATCGGACGCCCCACCACCCCGCTGACGGAGGCGGTCACCGCCGCCCTCAAGGGCTGA
- a CDS encoding transglycosylase SLT domain-containing protein produces the protein MPAAARHRRPRNSRLARVLAAAGTGAAVLALPLIGATSASAATTSGTTTPATPGGYRNNLDGWIRQSLAIMSQKGIPGTYDGIYRNIMRESSGNPNAVNLWDSNAAAGIPSKGLLQVIDPTFKAYHVAGTSFSPYDPVANITAACNYAAARYGSIDNVNSAY, from the coding sequence ATGCCTGCAGCCGCTCGGCACCGCCGACCCCGCAACAGCCGCCTCGCCCGCGTCCTCGCCGCCGCCGGCACCGGCGCCGCCGTACTCGCCCTGCCGCTCATCGGCGCCACCAGCGCCTCCGCGGCCACCACCAGCGGCACCACGACCCCCGCCACCCCCGGCGGGTACCGGAACAACCTGGACGGCTGGATCCGCCAGTCGCTCGCGATCATGTCCCAGAAGGGCATCCCCGGCACCTACGACGGCATTTACCGCAACATCATGCGGGAGTCCTCCGGCAACCCGAACGCCGTCAACCTGTGGGACTCCAACGCCGCCGCGGGCATCCCGTCCAAGGGCCTGCTCCAGGTGATCGATCCCACGTTCAAGGCGTACCACGTGGCCGGCACCTCCTTCAGCCCGTACGACCCCGTCGCCAACATCACCGCGGCCTGCAACTACGCCGCCGCCCGCTACGGGTCCATCGACAACGTCAACAGCGCCTACTGA